Genomic window (Nitrospiria bacterium):
CGATGGCTCCCCACCCCCTGAATAAAGATATTAGAGAAAGTCTGCGGAACTTTCATTTTTCCCGTAGCTCCCCCATGAAGAAAACCTTAAAACAGACCGGGTATTTTTAAACCCCCAGTTAGCCCCTTGACCTCCTCGGCCATCATTTCTTGGGCTTTTTTTTGTGCCTCATTGACCGCCGCCACAATTAAATCTTGAAGCATCTCCACATCTTTGGGATCAACCACCTCCGGATCAATCTTAATGGAGAGAATCTCCTGCTTTCCATTGGCAACCACCGTTACCATTCCCCCCCCAGAGGAGGCTTCCACTTGTTTCTTGGCCACCTCCTCTTGAACCTTCATCATTTTTTCTTGCATGGCTTGCGCCTGCTTCATGATGTCTCCAAACATTTTATTTGCCATGATTGCTCCTATTCTTCCTTGGCCTCGATTATTTTTCCTCCAAACATTGCCAATGTTTCTTTAATTAACGGGGTCTGTATGGGATCGTTCATTTCCTCCCCACCCCCCCGTTCACTTTTTTCCATATAAGGTAGCGGTTCGGTCTTTGATCCAGGATCCAAAACCGTCCATTTGATGGGCAAAGGCCTCTGCATTACCTGCTCCAATGTCCTTTCTAAAACCTTCATATGCTCCTCCTTTTGAACCAATTTCATCAAAAAAGAGGAATTTTCAGGAAAGCCAATGGTAACCTTATCCGGACCGGAATCAACGACTCTTCCCTGTTCCAAATAAGATCCTAAATTGGGTTTTTCTTCTTTAATCCGCTTGAGAATTAGATTCCATTTCTCCAAAAACAATTCAGGAGGGACAGCCTCATCTGATGAAGCAGGTTTAGGCGACACCCTCTGGACTTTTTCAGAGGAACGATCCCCACCTTTGAATTCTTCCCCAACAAGATTATTATTTAAATCGGTCAAACGTTTTTCCATGGCATGAAGCCGTTGGATCAGATCCTCCAGGGAGGTGGTCCTCACCATTCGCGTTGCCTTGACCAAGGCCAACTCCAGGGAAAACCGGGGTGAAAGAGACAGTTTGATTTCTACTTGAGTTTTAACAAAATGCCCAGTCCACCGTTGAAGCTCATCCAGGGAAAGGGAAGCCACAATTTGTTTTAAATGCTCCACTTCTTCACGGGGTAAATCCACTAAAGAAAAGGGATCGGTCGAGACCTTGATCATTAAAAGATTTCGGATATATTCAACTAAATCACCTAAAAACTTTCGCAAATCTGTTCCATGGGCTACCAGGTCATTAACCAGTGCCATAACATCCGACGTGTCCTGGTGATGTAGCGCATGAATGGTCCTTTCCAGTATCTGTTGGTTCACAATGCCCAGTAAAGTTCTTAAGTTTTCCAAATCCACTTTCTGACCACAAAAGGCCACCGATTGATCCAAAATACTCAATGCATCCCTCATACTCCCTTCAGCGGCACGTGCAATCAGCCTATACCCCCCCTCTTCCATCTCAATTTTTTCCTCAACTGCAATCCCTTGTAGGTGTCGAATCATTTCCTCAAAAGGAATTCGTTTAAACGTAAAATGCTGACAGCGGGAAAGAATCGTGGGTGGAATCTTATGTAATTCCGTCGTAGCAAACAAAAAAATCACCCGGTCGGGGGGTTCTTCCAAGGTTTTTAAGAGTGCATTAAAAGCAGAGGTTGATAACATATGGACTTCATCAATGATATAGACTTTATATCTTCCTCTGACAGGAATGTACTTGACCGCTTCTCGAAGCTCCCGGATATCATCCACACCGGTATTGGATGCTCCGTCAATCTCGATGACATCGATGGCCATCCCATCCCAGATTTCCCGACAGGTCACACAATCATTGCAAGGGTTGATGGTGGGTCCTTTCTCACAATTCAACGCCTTGGCAAAAATTCTGGCCACGGTTGTTTTACCAACCCCTCTTTCACCTGAGAAAAGATAGGCATGGGCCACCCTCCCACTTTGAACGGCATTTTGAAGGGTTTGGGTAATATGGCCTTGGCCAATCACCTCTTCAAATAATTTTGGCCGCCACTTCCGAGCAGAAACTTGATAGCTCTTATCCATCCTTTCTCCTGTTTCCGGTTGAGTGCAGATAATGGGGAGACCAGGCAAACCTGCGGCACCCAAGGGGACCTACTTACCGCTGCTTCCTTCCGGACCTGACGGGGTTCATAAGGCCTTGCTGCACAGGGCCCGGCCTCCCCATTATCTGCACTTTGTTAAAGAAATCCTCCACTTCCCATCTGGAAGGGTTTTAGAAGAAATGGGTCCTCTTCTTTATGTTGCCCTGAATTTGAAGCTGATCCAACCCTTCAATAGGGCAAGAAAATAAACAAAAGGCATTGTATGGTAAATTTCTGCTTTAATGCAAACAAAAAGGACAAAACCTTCCTTGAATCCAGGGAATAAACTTGTTAGCATGAAAATAGAGACTCTTTGAAAGGAAAAATCAAATTAATGTCTAACCTCTCCCATAAAGAAATAGAAGCCCTGATTATGCTCCTCACCGATTCTGATCCACATACCGTAACCTTGGTAAAACAAAAACTCAAGGAAATTGGAGAAGACTCTCTAGTCAATCTTAAACGGGCATTAAAAACTAAACCCAACCCTGTTCAAAAAAAATTAGGCCCCATTCTAGCTGAAATGGATCAGATGGAGTTTGAAGAACAATTCAGCGCTTACTTATCTGAATCTTCTGAAATAAACCTCGAGGATGGAGCTTTTCTCTTGGCCAAAAGCCAATACCCCAAAATGGAAATCAGCTTTTATCGATCCACTTTAAATCAAATGGCAGAAGATTTGAAAAAATCTTTGGGAGACACTCAACAACCCCTTGAAATTATTCATCGATTCAATATTTTTTTATTTGAAAAAGAGCGGTTTCATGGAAACGCCTTGAGCTACCATGATCCGGAAAACAGTTATTTGAATCGTGTCATAGATCGAAGAAAAGGAATCCCCATTAGTCTTTCTGCCATTTATTTATTCCTGGGCCGGCGCTTAAATCTCCCCATTTTTGGAATTGGCATGCCGATTCATTTTATCCTCGGCTATGAAAAGGAGACCCAAAAGTTCTTAATCGATCCCTATCATAAGGGAGCCCTATTAAAGGTTCAAGACTGTGTCCAATTCCTGCAAAATTCAGGAATACCATTTCATTCATCTTTTTTGGAGAAGGTTTCCGATC
Coding sequences:
- a CDS encoding YbaB/EbfC family nucleoid-associated protein, which translates into the protein MANKMFGDIMKQAQAMQEKMMKVQEEVAKKQVEASSGGGMVTVVANGKQEILSIKIDPEVVDPKDVEMLQDLIVAAVNEAQKKAQEMMAEEVKGLTGGLKIPGLF
- the dnaX gene encoding DNA polymerase III subunit gamma/tau, with the protein product MDKSYQVSARKWRPKLFEEVIGQGHITQTLQNAVQSGRVAHAYLFSGERGVGKTTVARIFAKALNCEKGPTINPCNDCVTCREIWDGMAIDVIEIDGASNTGVDDIRELREAVKYIPVRGRYKVYIIDEVHMLSTSAFNALLKTLEEPPDRVIFLFATTELHKIPPTILSRCQHFTFKRIPFEEMIRHLQGIAVEEKIEMEEGGYRLIARAAEGSMRDALSILDQSVAFCGQKVDLENLRTLLGIVNQQILERTIHALHHQDTSDVMALVNDLVAHGTDLRKFLGDLVEYIRNLLMIKVSTDPFSLVDLPREEVEHLKQIVASLSLDELQRWTGHFVKTQVEIKLSLSPRFSLELALVKATRMVRTTSLEDLIQRLHAMEKRLTDLNNNLVGEEFKGGDRSSEKVQRVSPKPASSDEAVPPELFLEKWNLILKRIKEEKPNLGSYLEQGRVVDSGPDKVTIGFPENSSFLMKLVQKEEHMKVLERTLEQVMQRPLPIKWTVLDPGSKTEPLPYMEKSERGGGEEMNDPIQTPLIKETLAMFGGKIIEAKEE
- a CDS encoding transglutaminase-like domain-containing protein, which translates into the protein MSNLSHKEIEALIMLLTDSDPHTVTLVKQKLKEIGEDSLVNLKRALKTKPNPVQKKLGPILAEMDQMEFEEQFSAYLSESSEINLEDGAFLLAKSQYPKMEISFYRSTLNQMAEDLKKSLGDTQQPLEIIHRFNIFLFEKERFHGNALSYHDPENSYLNRVIDRRKGIPISLSAIYLFLGRRLNLPIFGIGMPIHFILGYEKETQKFLIDPYHKGALLKVQDCVQFLQNSGIPFHSSFLEKVSDQTILARMLRNLQVIYSKTQRQPELNKINHWIETLLQKGPL